The following coding sequences lie in one Aspergillus puulaauensis MK2 DNA, chromosome 3, nearly complete sequence genomic window:
- a CDS encoding uncharacterized protein (COG:L;~EggNog:ENOG410PRHW;~InterPro:IPR012337,IPR036397,IPR002156;~PFAM:PF00075;~go_function: GO:0003676 - nucleic acid binding [Evidence IEA];~go_function: GO:0004523 - RNA-DNA hybrid ribonuclease activity [Evidence IEA]) has product MHPVHLSGLAIEVPLNSTISEESSDEDEGLTSVDLGSWQPRPTVCTTCTPQLVKEPIIPKTMADRRFRPERFYGADYRPEDIEVARGQLVHTCSQEAGSDTATIQLTTIVVAFDGACLRNGKPGALGAVGVYFGPKNPWNKRQKLYPEMTHTSQLAELVGCRGATRFVLAMLKSEKRPKVETLIIKSDSEYVIRSLTEYMPKWKSNGWRNAKGLRVANAEVFQEIEANIRILEEQKAVRVYLWAVPRSMNEDADLLAKRELGI; this is encoded by the exons ATGCATCCCGTTCATCTTTCGGGGCTCGCCATTGAAGTCCCCTTAAATTCGACGATCTCCGAGGAATCTTCTGACGAG GATGAAGGCTTAACGTCGGTGGATCTGGGAAGCTGGCAGCCACGACCTACAGTATGCACTACGTGTACACCCCAGCTGGTAAAAGAACCCATCATCCCGAAGACAATGGCAGACCGGCGCTTTCGCCCTGAACGGTTCTACGGGGCCGATTATCGGCCAGAAGACATCGAGGTTGCTCGCGGGCAGTTGGTTCACACTTGCTCCCAAGAAGCCGGATCAGACACAGCTACGATACAGCTGACTACCATAGTCGTCGCATTCGACGGGGCCTGCTTGAGAAATGGTAAACCCGGCGCACTGGGAGCAGTTGGTGTGTATTTTGGGCCCAAGAACCCATGGAATAAGCGCCAAAAGCTCTACCCGGAGATGACCCATACGAGTCAGCTGGCCGAACTGGTTGGGTGTCGCGGTGCCACTAGGTTTGTGCTCGCTATGCTAAAATCTGAGAAGCGGCCCAAGGTCGAGACCCTTATCATCAAGTCGGATTCCGAGTATGTCATCCGCAGCCTGACGGAGTACATGCCGAAATGGAAGAGCAATGGATGGAGGAATGCCAAGGGCTTGCGGGTTGCCAACGCGGAAGTATTCCAAGAGATTGAAGCCAATATTCGAATTCTTGAAGAGCAGAAGGCTGTCCGGGTCTATTTATGGGCGGTACCGCGCAGCATGAACGAGGATGCGGATCTTTTGGCTAAGCGCGAGCTGGGGATTTAA
- a CDS encoding GMC family oxidoreductase (CAZy:AA3;~COG:E;~EggNog:ENOG410Q22J;~InterPro:IPR012132,IPR036188,IPR027424,IPR000172, IPR007867;~PFAM:PF00732,PF05199;~SECRETED:SignalP(1-17);~go_function: GO:0016614 - oxidoreductase activity, acting on CH-OH group of donors [Evidence IEA];~go_function: GO:0050660 - flavin adenine dinucleotide binding [Evidence IEA];~go_process: GO:0055114 - oxidation-reduction process [Evidence IEA]) encodes MKLIYHLVLPLATLVQAYTAEQVDIQPSLLNNPNDVAGKTFDYIIAGGGLTGLTVAAKLTENPNIDVLVIEKGFYESNCGSIIEDPNTYGQVFGSSGDQNYLTVQQINNRTAAIVSGKGLGGSTLVNGNSWTRPDKAQIDSWEKVFGMQGWTWDSILPYMNKAERSRAPDATEIAAGHSFDPSCHGFNGTVHAGPRDNGKPWSPLMKALMNTTSDLGIPTQVDFHCGHPRGVSMIPNNLLEDQTRADAAREWLLPSYKRPNLKILTGQVVGKILFDEATAESAASTQPRAVGVNFGTHRSVNFNAYAKHEVLLAAGSAISPLILEYSGIGLKTVLDEANVTQIIDLPVGLNMQDQTTTSVRARSGPEGFGQGQAVYFANFTETFGEDSTRAIELLNTKLDQWAEETVAQGGFRNVSALKMQYEEYRSWLLDEDVAYAELFLDTEGNINFDIWDLIPFARGSTHILSSDPYMWHYANDPKLYRNELDVLGQAAATRLARRLQSSGEMAKYFAGEVTPGDKVPSDASLDQWAEYVTDVFRPNYHAVGTCSMMARELGGVVDATAKVYGTQGLRVIDGSIPPTQVSSHVMTVFYGMALKIAEAVLADYETA; translated from the coding sequence ATGAAGCTCATCTATCACCTTGTTCTACCATTGGCGACCCTTGTACAGGCCTATACCGCCGAGCAGGTGGACATCCAGCCGAGTCTgctcaacaaccccaacgACGTGGCTGGCAAGACCTTTGACTACATTATCGCAGGCGGCGGCTTGACCGGCCTCACCGTCGCCGCCAAACTGACCGAGAACCCTAACATCGacgtccttgtcatcgaaAAGGGGTTCTACGAGTCAAATTGCGGTTCCATCATCGAGGACCCAAACACCTACGGCCAGGTCTtcggcagcagcggcgacCAGAACTACCTCACCGTCCAACAGATCAACAACCGCACCGCAGCCATCGTATCCGGCAAGGGTCTAGGGGGTTCAACACTCGTCAATGGCAACTCCTGGACTCGTCCCGACAAAGCCCAAATCGACTCCTGGGAGAAGGTCTTCGGGATGCAAGGCTGGACCTGGGACAGCATCCTTCCCTACATGAACAAGGCCGAGCGATCTCGCGCACCAGACGCCACTGAGATTGCAGCTGGCCACTCCTTCGACCCATCCTGTCACGGCTTCAACGGTACCGTGCACGCCGGACCTCGCGATAACGGCAAGCCATGGTCGCCTCTCATGAAGGCGCTCATGAACACCACTTCCGATCTCGGTATCCCGACCCAGGTGGACTTCCACTGCGGACACCCGCGCGGCGTGTCAATGATCCCGAATAACCTGCTGGAAGATCAGACCCGCGCAGATGCGGCCCGTGAATGGCTGCTACCAAGCTATAAGCGGCCCAACCTGAAGATCCTCACCGGGCAGGTCGTTGGCAAGATCCTCTTTGACGAAGCTACAGCCGAATCTgcagcttcaacccagccCAGAGCTGTCGGTGTTAATTTCGGTACCCACAGATCCGTGAACTTCAACGCCTACGCTAAACATGAGGTCCTGCTTGCCGCCGGATCCGCCATCTCGCCCTTGATCCTGGAGTACTCCGGTATCGGCCTCAAGACCGTCCTCGACGAGGCCAACGTCACGCAGATCATTGATCTCCCTGTAGGTCTCAATATGCAGGACCAGACTACAACCAGTGTGCGAGCGCGCAGTGGCCCAGAGGGCTTcggccagggccaggctGTGTACTTTGCCAACTTCACCGAAACCTTCGGTGAGGACTCCACTCGTGCGATTGAGCTGCTCAACACGAAGCTTGACCAGTGGGCCGAGGAGACTGTCGCGCAGGGTGGATTCCGTAACGTGTCTGCGTTGAAGATGCAGTATGAGGAGTATCGCAGCTGGTTACTCGATGAGGACGTCGCATACGCGGAACTGTTCTTGGATACAGAGGGGAACATCAACTTCGATATCTGGGACCTGATCCCCTTCGCCCGTGGCTCAACGCATATTCTCAGCAGCGATCCATACATGTGGCACTACGCCAATGATCCAAAGCTGTACCGGAACGAACTTGATGTTCTCGGccaggctgctgcgacgAGACTCGCCAGGAGGTTGCAGAGTAGTGGTGAGATGGCGAAATACTTTGCTGGCGAGGTTACTCCAGGTGATAAAGTACCGTCAGATGCAAGTCTGGACCAATGGGCCGAGTACGTGACTGATGTTTTCCGTCCGAACTACCATGCGGTTGGGACGTGCTCGATGATGGCTCGGGAGcttggaggtgttgttgatgctaCGGCGAAGGTGTATGGGACGCAGGGTCTAAGGGTTATTGATGGGTCTATTCCCCCTACGCAGGTTTCTTCTCATGTTATGACTGTGTTTTatgggatggcgctgaaAATTGCGGAGGCTGTGCTTGCTGATTATGAGACGGCTTAA
- a CDS encoding uncharacterized protein (COG:C,H;~EggNog:ENOG410PG88;~InterPro:IPR036188,IPR002938;~PFAM:PF01494;~go_function: GO:0071949 - FAD binding [Evidence IEA]) yields MSPSKVDTQAIDEEVPILIVGGGPSGLLLAYMLAQLNVRTLIVERYSTRLAAPKAHALSPRSLELCRQFGIDVNEIRGLGSCRADAYWVNFITNLSGKQVGRLPYERMDPGVLDATPAMIHNIPQPAFEELVARELAHKPLNEIRKNHSFVRLEQVDDYVLTTVEDRSSGREYVVKSTHVVACDGAKSAVRRFLGVESEGEDSFETMMTIHFNADLRPVIGDRVGMLHWIMDPETSGFIIGYDLSGNLVLICNFDSKKHPVDSWDEALCRKTINAAIGRDVKYDVLSYRPWILSRKVANEYRVGRVFLAGDAAHSFPPTGGLGLNSGLGDVHNLAYKLAAVHQGWAGDAILNTYQTDRRQVALVNSEQSVKNGREIFGLLKALGTTDENVNVARQNLYRNIQDPAAMVEINKGIEGQREHFDNLNLHIGYVYGDTEIPGHASVFNPVCVPGARLPHAWIRPIGSLKSRMPLPPVDSSYVSELSKEQVRQKEYSTLDLCPFDAFMVLVDSAWAEKWKTSIAEARELLPVSVRDTLKIDTAVLGVDFELEGDHPEHWLKLMHLKEGQATLVRPDQHILATFQTDSASVDLVECLRRHLVW; encoded by the exons ATGTCGCCATCAAAGGTCGACACTCAGGCcatcgacgaggaagttcCTATactcatcgtcggcggtggTCCGTCTGGACTGCTCCTGGCATACATGCTTGCTCAATTGAACG TTCGAACCCTCATTGTCGAGCGCTATTCCACCAGACTAGCCGCGCCAAAGGCTCATGCGCTCTCCCCTCGCTCTCTGGAATTATGTCGCCAATTTGGTATCGATGTAAATGAGATCCGGGGTCTTGGATCGTGCCGCGCAGATGCGTACTGGGTCAACTTTATCACGAACCTCAGCGGTAAACAGGTTGGACGACTGCCTTATGAGCGCATGGATCCTGGAGTCTTGGATGCAACGCCAGCG ATGATCCACAATATCCCCCAGCCAGCATTCGAAGAGCTGGTCGCGAGGGAACTGGCCCACAAGCCTCTCAATGAGATTCGGAAGAATCACTCGTTCGTCCGTCTTGAACAG GTTGACGACTACGTCCTCACAACAGTGGAAGACCGCAGTTCCGGCCGCGAGTATGTTGTCAAGTCGACCCACGTAGTCGCCTGCGATGGCGCCAAAAGCGCTGTCAGAAGATTCCTGGGCGTGGAaagcgagggagaggattcAT TCGAAACGATGATGACCATCCACTTCAACGCAGACCTGCGACCAGTGATTGGCGATCGTGTAGGCATGCTACACTGGATCATGGACCCTGAAACATCTGGCTTCATTATTGGATATGATCTGTCTGGGAACCTGGTCCTAATTTGCAATTTCGAT TCGAAGAAACACCCTGTAGACTCCTGGGACGAAGCACTCTGCCGCAAGACAATAAACGCAGCTATTGGAAGGGATGTTAAATACGACGTTCTTTCCTATCGGCCATGGATCCTGAGCAGAAAGGTTGCAAATGAATACCGGGTTGGCCGTGTCTTCTT AGCCGGAGACGCTGCACACTCATTCCCACCAACAGGCGGACTGGGCCTGAACTCTGGTCTGGGCGATGTGCACAATCTAGCCTACAAACTCGCAGCAGTTCATCAAGGCTGGGCCGGCGACGCCATACTAAACACCTACCAGACCGACCGACGCCAAGTGGCACTCGTAAACTCCGAGCAAAGCGTCAAAAATGGACGAGAAATATTCGGTCTCCTCAAGGCCTTAGGAACAACAGACGAGAACGTCAATGTCGCGAGACAGAATCTCTACCGCAACATCCAAGACCCTGCGGCTATGGTAGAGATCAACAAGGGTATTGAGGGACAGCGAGAGCATTTTGATAATCTCAATCTGCACATCGGATATGTATACGGGGATACAGAGATTCCTGGCCATGCGTCTGTTTTTAACCCAGTTTGTGTGCCTGGAGCTCGGCTCCCCCATGCGTGGATTCGGCCGATTGGGTCTTTGAAGTCGAGGATGCCCTTACCCCCGGTGGATTCTTCTTATGTATCTGAGCTATCGAAGGAGCAGGTTAGGCAGAAAGAATATTCGACGCTGGATCTCTGTCCGTTTGATGCTTTCATGGTCCTCGTGGACTCTGCCTGGGCTGAGAAGTGGAAGACAAGCATTGCAGAAGCCCGAGAGCTTCTGCCAGTGTCTGTCAGGGACACTCTCAAGATTGACACTGCTGTTCTCGGTGTTGACTTTGAGCTTGAGGGTGATCATCCTGAACATTGGCTCAAACTGATGCACCTAAAGGAGGGCCAGGCGACGCTGGTACGTCCTGATCAGCATATATTGGCAACTTTCCAGACGGACAGCGCAAGTGTGGATCTTGTTGAATGCCTTCGACGCCATCTGGTCTGGTAG
- a CDS encoding uncharacterized protein (COG:S;~EggNog:ENOG410PRMF;~InterPro:IPR036236,IPR013087,IPR007219;~PFAM:PF00096,PF04082;~TransMembrane:2 (o238-256i582-602o);~go_function: GO:0003677 - DNA binding [Evidence IEA];~go_function: GO:0008270 - zinc ion binding [Evidence IEA];~go_process: GO:0006351 - transcription, DNA-templated [Evidence IEA]), protein MSHIERQQDCSVDLRRFRCSRCGKGYTKLEHLKRHERTHSNSKPYRCNECGRQFGRQDVLSRHAKLHLDKKLPVAFTPETPQDQSFLSQDSPNQAVSTTSPDVAFPTGDIPRQADAAPHTTFEDSDELLEWLMAGYNQTDASLPLAEFPDFNNLILPTDTGFPGDSTLLSNPPEAMGVQQLFRQLDDMSKRLSSDIDNCGITSDFLDACLHEFLERVSPAFPVIHAPTFSSQRTIPPLLLNMVALGSLFVCLPNAVRKGELLWRLGYTAVATSWRTLISLRRPHDKCDGVQLVLTALLGQTYALLSSNTEIRTTAFVFHGLGFYWARTCGMYSAQDSQTYIPDANASESDRRMLWEMWAASEVQRRAVLGHYILDGLISQASGSPTSARHLINQIGTACSDEAFSATTVDQWVVAISQAKTVNMPMSKVCTALFDPQYSQAPLKLSSFSLSAVVEAMQSLVAESNEVTDGTFGVVSRQQIIRALLTLYRVHISFALVSEKKVIRWHNVCMEIAAPSTALYLALCERYAITPLPGGISSSGSVQVINLEDWARSADAMRALLHAVAITRLLHHIPMAHSQAPFLPLAIFSAAMVLSVVCLFASSTLELPSSPRWEDVWAGPRQDADEFLLAVKGKSKGTAASVNLVNELNFLQLALKTLTSFWGISAEMERVVGHLTVLAHERHSALRTSI, encoded by the exons ATGTCCCATATTGAGCGTCAGCAGGATTGTTCAGTCGATTTAAGACGGTTCAGGTGCTCTAGATGTGGAAAGGGCTATACAAAGCTGGAGCACCTCAAG AGACATGAACGAACCC ACTCGAATTCCAAGCCATATCGCTGCAACGAATGTGGCAGACAGTTCGGTCGGCAGGATGTGCTGTCCAGACATGCAAAGCTCCATCTCGACAAGAAGCTGCCTGTAGCGTTTacaccagaaacaccacaGGATCAGTCATTTTTGAGCCAGGATTCTCCTAACCAAGCAGTATCTACGACAAGTCCAGATGTGGCATTTCCGACCGGGGATATACCCAGACAAGCGGATGCAGCACCTCACACCACCTTTGAAGACTCAGACGAGCTGCTCGAATGGTTGATGGCTGGATATAATCAAACAGATGCTTCATTGCCTCTAGCTGAATTTCCCGATTTCAACAACCTGATACTTCCCACCGACACCGGATTCCCGGGGGACAGTACGCTGCTCAGCAACCCCCCTGAAGCAATGGGCGTGCAACAACTGTTCAGACAACTCGACGACATGTCCAAACGTTTGAGTTCAGATATTGACAATTGTGGAATCACGTCGGACTTTCTAGATGCCTGTCTGCACGAGTTTCTTGAGCGAGTGTCGCCTGCTTTCCCGGTCATCCATGCCCCGACCTTTTCATCCCAAAGAACGATCCCTCCTCTGCTTCTGAACATGGTTGCACTGGGTTCCTTATTTGTATGCCTACCTAATGCTGTACGTAAGGGCGAACTCCTATGGCGACTGGGATATACTGCTGTAGCGACCTCCTGGCGAACTCTCATCAGCCTCCGCCGGCCACATGATAAATGCGATGGCGTCCAGCTGGTGCTCACAGCTCTGCTGGGACAGACGTATGCTCTGCTGTCGTCAAATACAGAAATCCGAACCACGGCTTTCGTGTTCCACGGGCTAGGGTTCTACTGGGCCAGAACGTGCGGGATGTACTCCGCGCAGGACTCGCAGACGTATATACCAGACGCCAATGCTTCCGAGTCCGACAGGAGAATGCTCTGGGAAATGTGGGCCGCATCGGAAGTCCAACGTAGGGCTGTTCTGGGACACTATATCCTCGATGGACTTATATCGCAGGCCTCTGGCTCGCCGACGAGTGCCCGGCACCTCATCAACCAGATCGGAACTGCATGCTCTGACGAAGCCTTCTCGGCGACGACAGTTGACCAGTGGGTAGTTGCTATTTCGCAAGCTAAGACGGTTAACATGCCCATGTCCAAGGTCTGCACTGCCCTGTTCGACCCGCAGTATAGCCAGGCACCGCTCAAGTTATCATCTTTCTCACTATCTGCCGTCGTCGAGGCCATGCAATCGCTCGTTGCTGAATCCAACGAGGTCACAGACGGCACATTCGGCGTCGTGTCAAGACAGCAGATAATCCGAGCATTACTCACTTTGTATCGAGTACATATATCCTTTGCCCTGGTCTCCGAGAAGAAGGTGATACGCTGGCACAATGTCTGCATGGAGATCGCGGCTCCCTCCACCGCACTATACCTCGCCCTGTGCGAGAGATATGCCATTACCCCATTACCTGGAGGAATATCGTCAAGTGGTTCAGTTCAGGTGATAAACTTGGAAGACTGGGCCCGCAGCGCAGATGCCATGCGTGCACTCCTCCACGCTGTGGCCATAACCCGGCTTCTGCATCATATCCCAATGGCGCATTCACAGGCACCGTTCTTACCACTGGCTATATTCTCGGCTGCCATGGTACTGAGCGTAGTATGTTTGTTTGCGTCAAGTACGCTTGAGttgccctcctcgccgcgaTGGGAAGATGTTTGGGCAGGACCCCGTCAAGATGCAGATGAATTCCTCCTTGCTGTCAAAGGTAAATCCAAGGGAACAGCTGCTTCGGTGAACCTAGTTAATGAGTTGAACTTCCTCCAACTCGCACTGAAAACTCTTACGTCTTTCTGGGGGATATCCgccgagatggagagggtAGTCGGGCATTTGACTGTTCTTGCTCATGAGCGGCATTCAGCTTTGAGGACGAGTATTTGA
- a CDS encoding uncharacterized protein (COG:G;~EggNog:ENOG410PGRF;~InterPro:IPR015943,IPR019405;~PFAM:PF10282;~SECRETED:SignalP(1-17);~go_function: GO:0005515 - protein binding [Evidence IEA]) — protein MHFSFVAGLLLSSYAMASRLYAASYAGTVTEMRLSKPGLHYELESVSHTNECGTSPSWLMVDGENDVLYCLDEAVNLPNATLTSFKMKSNGSLAKVEQLQTIAGPVSSTFYTPVHAPVHAPDCQFLALAHYSGSAIMTYSVDPITGHFNHSQTFTFTMPNPGPVSSRQDVPHIHQVLIDPTGRFLLAPDLGADIVRIFHINPTTGRLTEHQPLIAPAGSGPRHGAFWVPGTGENVSQNSRFYLVTELDNSVKGYDVTYSSNGTILFSQFFETNSYGGVTPAAGSKAAGIAISPGNNRLIVSNRGDNTFGHGNDSIAVFSLPDSMEKDEFSFLGLYPAYGSFPRQFEFSPDGDMLAVALQNSHQVAIIEWDAKHGVLGPLLANVTLDGDITAVVWDVGLGGSR, from the exons ATGCATTTCTCTTTTGTGGCAGGGCTTCTGCTAAGCAGCTATGCCATGGCATCACGACTGTATGCAGCGTCGTACGCGGGCACGGTCACAGAGATGCGTCTATCCAAACCTGGCTTGCATTACGAATTGGAATCTGTTTCCCATACCAATGAGTGCGGTACTAGTCCGTCATGGCTCATGGTCGACGGAGAGAATGACGTTCTCTACTGTCTAGATGAAGCTGTTAATCTGCCGAACGCTACTCTAACCTCATTCAAGATGAAGTCGAACGGGTCGTTGGCAAAGGTTGAGCAGCTCCAGACCATTGCTGGTCCGGTATCTTCAACATTCTATACACCAGTCCATGCACCAGTCCATGCACCAGATTGTCAGTTTCTTGCTCTCGCTCACTA CTCTGGATCCGCCATCATGACCTACTCCGTTGATCCCATCACAGGCCACTTCAACCACTCTCAGACATTCACATTCACAATGCCGAACCCGGGTCCTGTATCATCTAGACAGGATGTCCCGCATATCCATCAAGTTTTGATCGACCCTACGGGGAGGTTCCTCCTTGCTCCTGACCTAGGTGCCGACATTGTCCGCATTTTCCATATCAATCCAACCACCGGCCGCTTAACCGAGCACCAGCCCCTGATTGCACCCGCAGGCTCAGGTCCAAGACATGGTGCTTTCTGGGTTCCGGGAACGGGGGAAAATGTATCACAGAATTCTCGGTTCTACCTAGTAACGGAACTCGATAACTCGGTCAAGGGGTACGATGTGACTTATTCGTCGAATGGTACCATACTCTTCTCTCAGTTCTTTGAAACCAATTCATATGGGGGAGTCACCCCTGCAGCTGGCTCGAAAGCTGCGGGAATTGCCATATCG CCCGGCAATAACCGCCTTATCGTCTCGAACCGCGGTGACAACACCTTCGGGCACGGTAACGACTCCATTGCTGTCTTCTCTCTCCCAGACTCAATGGAGAAAGATGAATTCTCTTTCCTTGGTCTATATCCAGCTTATGGATCCTTCCCACGTCAGTTTGAATTCTCGCCGGATGGGGACATGTTGGCGGTAGCACTGCAGAATAGTCACCAGGTAGCCATAATCGAGTGGGATGCAAAGCATGGTGTTCTTGGTCCCCTGCTTGCAAATGTCACACTGGATGGGGACATAACTGCTGTTGTCTGGGAtgtgggtttgggtggtAGTAGGTAG